A segment of the Candidatus Schekmanbacteria bacterium genome:
ACAAATTCCATATCTTCAAGTGGAAGTCCTGCATTGTAAACAATGCTCATCCCATCGCCTGTTGAAGAATAAGCGTTTGATGTTGTCTTAAATATCTTTCCATATCCACCTGTAGCAAACATCACTGCCTTGGCATGAAGAACTATTATTTCACCGCTTATCATATCCATCCCTACAATACCTCGGCAGATATTGTCTCGCACGATCAAATCAAGCATCAAAAATTCTGAATAAACCTTTACCTGATGTTTGATACACTGCTCATAGAGAGTATGAAGCATTACATGTCCTGTCCTGTCAGCGGCATAACATGCTCTTTTAACAGCCGCTTCACCGAAATTTTTCGTATGCCCGCCAAAAGGTCTTTGTGCAATTTTGCCATCCTTGGTTCTGCTGAAAGGCACTCCCATATGCTCCAATTCATAGACCGTGCGCGGTGCATCATTGCACATTATTTCAATCGCTTCCTGATCTCCCAAATAGTCACTTCCTTTGGTAGTATCAAAGGCATGCCAAAGTGGAGAGTCTTCTTCTTCATTTCCTAATGCTGCTCCCACACCTCCTTGAGCAGCAGACGAATGTGAGCGTGTTGGGAATACTTTTGTTACAATCGCAACATCAGTGTTCTCAGCAAGCTCAACAGCTGCTCTTGAACCAGCAAGACCAGCTCCAACTATTATTACATCATGTTCAAAAGTCATCGTTATCCTCCTCAATAAATCCCTATAAATTAAGGGATATTTACCCAATCAGGTGAAATTGGCAATACAGCAACAAATCCAAGGACTACTAAAATTAATCCTACAAATGACAACAAACTGAATATTGTCGTTTTCCATGCAGGAGATTTAATGTAGTCTTGGACTACCATCCAGATGCCATTCAATCCATGGTATAGTCCCAAAACGAGGAAGGATAAATCAATAACTTTGAACTTTGGATCTGCTAATCTCTTTACAACAGCATCAAAAAGGATATTTTCTTCTCCTCCGCTGTAATGCATTATCCAAAAATGAATCAATAACAAAAAGAGGAGAACCAAACCAGTTATTCTTTGAAAAAACCAGTTTATAGCTCCTGAATCGCTTGAAACTCTATTTTCTAATGCCATAATTCACCATCCTTCCTTATCTATCTATCCTGCCAAAAGGGGCGAAACAAAAGGATAAGCCCCAGCAAGAAAAATTATTATCCCTATAACTACCAATACCCAAAAAACCGATTTGTGGTAGCTTGCGCCTCCAAAAAAATCTATTAGAAAAACCCTGACACCATTTAAACTGTGGTAAATGATAATGGCAAAAAGAGCCAATTCACCAAGTTTAAAGATAGGAGCTCCAAAGAGCTTCATCAGGTTGTCGAAGCTCTCTCTCCCCTGCTGCAGATGGCTGACAGTATAAATATGTTCAAGGATAAAGAGAGTTATTCCTAATCCTGTTACTCTGTGCAGGACCCACGCCCACATTCCAGTTCGCCATTTATACCTCATAATAAACCTCCAAAAAAGTTAAAAAAAGCGTCAATCAATTATCTGGTATCTTTTCCTTCCTTCCTTGTATAAATCATTGCCATAAATATCATTCACTACAACAGCAGGAAAATTTTCGACTTCTATTCTTCTAATTGCTTCAGGCCCCAAGTCCTCATAGGCAATGATTTCAGCTTTTTTGATTTGGCTTGCAATCAGAGCCGCCGCTCCTCCAATAGCCGCAAAATATACAGATTTATATTTTTTCATAGCTTCAATAACATTATCAGCCCTCGAGCCCTTGCCTATCATTCCTTTCAACCCCAATTCTATCAAACGTGGAGCATAGGCATCCATCCTGCCACTTGTGGTCGGTCCGGCTGAACCTATAACTCTTCCGGGTTTTGCCGGAGTAGGCCCTACATAATATATAACCTGACCCTTGACATCTATGGGAAGCTCTTCCCCTTTATCCAAGAGTTCAACCAATCTTTTGTGTGCCGCATCTCTTCCAGTCAACAGGACACCGCTTATTAAAACTTGATCCCCTATTTTTAACTTTTCAACATCTTCATCTTTTAACGGCGTTTGAAGTTTAATCGGTCCTTCCATTTTCATTTCCCTCATCAAATTATTAAAGAACAACTTCCTTGTGTCTATGGGCATGACAATTGATATTGACTGCTACAGGAAGACTTGCTATATGACATGGATGCTTTTCAATATGTACAGCAAGAGCTGTAATTCTTCCTCCATAACCTTGAGGTCCAATACCTAATTTATTTACCTTTTCAAGCATTTCCTCTTCAAGTTTGGCAATTTCAGGATCAGGATTATGTTTGCCAAGTTCACGGGTTAGAGACTTTTTTGCAAGAAGAGCAGCTACCTCAAAAGTCCCTCCAATTCCTACTCCAACAACTATAGGAGGACAAGGATTGGGTCCTGCTTCACTTACTCTTTCAAGAATAAACTGCTTTATGCCCTCAACTCCATCAGAGGGTTTGAGCATTTTAAGGCCGCTCATATTTTCGCTTCCCCCACCCTTTGGAGCCATAATGATTTTCAATGAATCTCCCGGGACAATAGAGGTATGAATTACAGCCGGAGTATTGTCGCCTGTATTAACTCGATTCAAAGGATCGGCAACAATTGATTTCCTTAAATATCCTTCCTTGTAGCCCTGCCTTACGCCCTCATTAACAGCATCAACAAAATTTCCTTCAATATGTACATCCTGTCCAATCTCAGCAAAGATTACAGCAAATCCTGTATCTTGACACATAGGGACTGAGTCTCTTCTGGCAATTTCAGAATTCTCCTTTATGTGCTGTAGGACAACTTTACAAACAGGCGATTCCTCTTTTTCAATTGCTTCATCAAGAGCTTTTACAACATCTTCACCAAGGTCGTAGTTTGCATCCATACACATTTTTTTTACAGCATCAGTTATTTGTGAAGCTTTTATCGTTTTCATTTTTATCAACCCTGTTTTTGTTTAAAAAGTGACAAATTTTAAAAAAATCAAAAAAAAGCCCCGCTCATTTCTTCAAAAACCTTAAATAGGATTTTTTAACTAGTTTCTAAATTCTTTGTGGAGGTAAGCGGGAAAAAAATCATTTCATTCTTTCTCTCACAAAGTATATATCAAAAAAACTGAATTCCTTAGAAGAAATAACAAATTTTAAATATTCAGTTTTTCAATATTTTTTCTTACACCTTCTGTTGATTTCAATAAAGCATTCTTTTCTTCTTCAAGAAGCTCAAGCTCTATAATCTCTTCTACTCCATTTCCTCCCAACTTTACGGGCACACCCACAAAGATATTGCCTGTTATGCCATACTCACCATCAAGGCAGGCTGCAGCAGGGAGTATTCTCTTCTTATCTTTCAGAATGGCTTCTGCCATCTGCACAGCGCTTGCGGAAGGTGAATAATAGGCACTTCCAGTTTTCAGCAGACCAACTATTTCCCCTCCAGCTTTACGCGTCCTTTCGATAATCTTATCCAGCTTCTCCTGTGAAATAAAATGAGTTATTGGAATGCCTGAAATTGTTGAATATCTCGCAAGAGGAACCATATTGTCACCATGTCCGCCAAGCACACAGGCCTGAATATCCTCAACTGATACACCTAATTCCATTGCAAGAAAACAGCGGAATCTTGCGGTATCAAGTACGCCTGCCATTCCAACAACACGGTTTTTTGGAAATCCACTGACTTTCCATGCAAGATATGTCATTACATCTAATGGATTTGAGACAATTATCAAATAGCTATTTGGAGAATATTTGACTACCTGCTCTGTAACGCTTTTTACAATCTCTGCGTTCTTTGCCTGAAGGTCATCCCTGCTCATTCCCGGCTTTCTAGCAAGTCCAGCTGTAATGATTACCACATCCGAATCTGCCGTTTCTTCATAGCCATTTGTTCCAATTACATTAACATCGAAGCCCTCAACTGGTGCCGTTTCCATCAAATCCAACGCTTTACCTTGAGGCACTCCTTCCACAACATCTACAAGAACAATATCACCAAGCTCTTTTGAAGCAGCCCAATGCGCTGCGGTAGCACCTACATTTCCTGCCCCTACTATTGTAATTTTGTTTCTCTTCATAACTCAGGCTCCTTTAAACAGTGTCCATATTTTTAATTATTTCACTCCCATACTCAGAACACTTGATCTTCTTTGCCCCTTCCATCAATCTTTCAAGGTCATAAGTTACAGTCTTGTTTTGAATTGTCTTCGCAATCGCCTTTACAATAAGGTCTCCTGCTTCATCCCAACCCATATGTTCAAACATCATAACGCCTGAAAGAATTACCGAACTGGGATTGATTACATCTTTTCCTGCATATTTTGGAGCAGTTCCGTGTGTTGCTTCGAAAAGAGCAACTTCATCACCAATATTTGCACCCGGTGCTAAACCTAAACCTCCAACCTGAGCCGCGCAGGCATCTGAAAGATAATCGCCGTTGAGATTTGGTGTGCAGATGATGTCATATTCATCTGGTCTGGTGAGAACCTGCTGAAACATTGAATCAGCTATTCTATCTTTAATGAGGATTTTCCCATCAGGGAGCTTGCCGTCATATTTTTCCCAAAGCTCATCTTCTGTGATTGTAATGTCGCTAAACTCTTCTTTTGCAACCTCATAACCCCAATCTCTAAAAGCTCCTTCGGTGAACTTCATTATATTGCCTTTATGAACAAGAGTTACACTCTTCTTTCCTCTTTTTATCGCATAATTGATCCCCATCTTAACGAGGCGCTTCGTGCCTGTTATGCTTATTGGTTTAATACCAACACCGGAATCAGGCCTTACCTTTACTCCCATTTCATTTGACAAAAAATCAATGACTTTTTTGACTTCATCAGTGCCTTGCTGCCATTCAATTCCGGCATATACATCCTCTGTATTTTCACGAAATATGACAACATCGAGTTTCTGAGGCGCCTTGACAGGGCTTGGCACACCTTCAAAATATCTAACAGGCCTTACACAAGCATAAAGGTCGAGAATTTTTCTCAAACTGACATTTAAACTTCGTATTCCTCCTCCAACAGGTGTTGTCAAAGGACCTTTTATTGCAACTTTATATTCCTTTATCGCATTTATAGTATCATCAGGAAGCCATTCTCCAACAGAGTTATAAGCTTTTTCGCCTGCAAGAACTTCAAACCAATGAATTTTCCTTTTACCACCATAAGCTTTCTCCACAGCGGCATCAAAAACTCTTACAGC
Coding sequences within it:
- the icd gene encoding isocitrate dehydrogenase (NADP(+)); this translates as MVEFKNLKKPESGTKIEIKDGQLSVPDDPIIPFIEGDGIGGDIWAAAVRVFDAAVEKAYGGKRKIHWFEVLAGEKAYNSVGEWLPDDTINAIKEYKVAIKGPLTTPVGGGIRSLNVSLRKILDLYACVRPVRYFEGVPSPVKAPQKLDVVIFRENTEDVYAGIEWQQGTDEVKKVIDFLSNEMGVKVRPDSGVGIKPISITGTKRLVKMGINYAIKRGKKSVTLVHKGNIMKFTEGAFRDWGYEVAKEEFSDITITEDELWEKYDGKLPDGKILIKDRIADSMFQQVLTRPDEYDIICTPNLNGDYLSDACAAQVGGLGLAPGANIGDEVALFEATHGTAPKYAGKDVINPSSVILSGVMMFEHMGWDEAGDLIVKAIAKTIQNKTVTYDLERLMEGAKKIKCSEYGSEIIKNMDTV
- the mdh gene encoding malate dehydrogenase yields the protein MKRNKITIVGAGNVGATAAHWAASKELGDIVLVDVVEGVPQGKALDLMETAPVEGFDVNVIGTNGYEETADSDVVIITAGLARKPGMSRDDLQAKNAEIVKSVTEQVVKYSPNSYLIIVSNPLDVMTYLAWKVSGFPKNRVVGMAGVLDTARFRCFLAMELGVSVEDIQACVLGGHGDNMVPLARYSTISGIPITHFISQEKLDKIIERTRKAGGEIVGLLKTGSAYYSPSASAVQMAEAILKDKKRILPAAACLDGEYGITGNIFVGVPVKLGGNGVEEIIELELLEEEKNALLKSTEGVRKNIEKLNI
- a CDS encoding fumarate hydratase, whose amino-acid sequence is MKTIKASQITDAVKKMCMDANYDLGEDVVKALDEAIEKEESPVCKVVLQHIKENSEIARRDSVPMCQDTGFAVIFAEIGQDVHIEGNFVDAVNEGVRQGYKEGYLRKSIVADPLNRVNTGDNTPAVIHTSIVPGDSLKIIMAPKGGGSENMSGLKMLKPSDGVEGIKQFILERVSEAGPNPCPPIVVGVGIGGTFEVAALLAKKSLTRELGKHNPDPEIAKLEEEMLEKVNKLGIGPQGYGGRITALAVHIEKHPCHIASLPVAVNINCHAHRHKEVVL
- a CDS encoding Fe-S-containing hydro-lyase, translated to MEGPIKLQTPLKDEDVEKLKIGDQVLISGVLLTGRDAAHKRLVELLDKGEELPIDVKGQVIYYVGPTPAKPGRVIGSAGPTTSGRMDAYAPRLIELGLKGMIGKGSRADNVIEAMKKYKSVYFAAIGGAAALIASQIKKAEIIAYEDLGPEAIRRIEVENFPAVVVNDIYGNDLYKEGRKRYQIID
- the sdhC gene encoding succinate dehydrogenase, cytochrome b556 subunit; amino-acid sequence: MRYKWRTGMWAWVLHRVTGLGITLFILEHIYTVSHLQQGRESFDNLMKLFGAPIFKLGELALFAIIIYHSLNGVRVFLIDFFGGASYHKSVFWVLVVIGIIIFLAGAYPFVSPLLAG
- the sdhD gene encoding succinate dehydrogenase, hydrophobic membrane anchor protein → MALENRVSSDSGAINWFFQRITGLVLLFLLLIHFWIMHYSGGEENILFDAVVKRLADPKFKVIDLSFLVLGLYHGLNGIWMVVQDYIKSPAWKTTIFSLLSFVGLILVVLGFVAVLPISPDWVNIP
- a CDS encoding FAD-dependent oxidoreductase, giving the protein MTFEHDVIIVGAGLAGSRAAVELAENTDVAIVTKVFPTRSHSSAAQGGVGAALGNEEEDSPLWHAFDTTKGSDYLGDQEAIEIMCNDAPRTVYELEHMGVPFSRTKDGKIAQRPFGGHTKNFGEAAVKRACYAADRTGHVMLHTLYEQCIKHQVKVYSEFLMLDLIVRDNICRGIVGMDMISGEIIVLHAKAVMFATGGYGKIFKTTSNAYSSTGDGMSIVYNAGLPLEDMEFV